In one Alnus glutinosa chromosome 14, dhAlnGlut1.1, whole genome shotgun sequence genomic region, the following are encoded:
- the LOC133858085 gene encoding NAC domain-containing protein 75 isoform X1, which translates to MNKSSVGSISSSSADLIDAKLEEHQMCGSKQCPGCGHKLEGKPDWLGLPAGVKFDPTDQELIEHLEAKVEAKDMKSHPLIDEFIPTIEGEDGICYTHPEKLPGVTRDGLSRHFFHRPSKAYTTGTRKRRKIQTECDMQGGETRWHKTGKTRPVMVNGKQKGCKKILVLYTNFGKNRKPEKTNWVMHQYHLGQNEEEKEGELVVSKIFYQTQPRQCNWSDRSATTGEGSSDPNSRRDSGSGSCSSREMIPQRDDVSPAGVAPISGYTAMDIQQFKSDHFSFAPFRKSFDEVGIGEASTAREAAASGTCEEMRDHQRPHAMAPHEHHQQHHHPHHQIATATAFHITRPSHPISTIISPPPLHHTSIILDQDSYHVSRIMLQNENFQQQQQQQQQQQQHHKMGARSASGLEELIMGCTSTNVKEESSITNPQEAEWLKYSSFWPDPDNPDHHG; encoded by the exons ATGAATAAGAGTAGTGTGGGCTCCATCAGCAGTTCATCAGCAGATCTCATCGATGCCAAGCTCGAAGAGCATCAGATGTGTGGATCCAAGCAGTGCCCCGGCTGCGGACACAAGCTCGAAGGCAAGCCG GACTGGTTAGGTCTACCAGCAGGAGTGAAATTTGATCCTACAGACCAAGAATTGATAGAACACCTTGAAGCAAAGGTAGAGGCCAAAGACATGAAATCTCACCCTTTGATAGATGAGTTTATCCCTACTATTGAAGGAGAAGATGGGATTTGTTATACCCATCCTGAAAAACTTCCAG GAGTTACAAGAGATGGGTTGAGCAGGCATTTCTTCCATAGACCTTCGAAAGCTTACACGACAGgaacaagaaagagaagaaaaattcaAACCGAATGCGACATGCAAGGTGGAGAGACACGGTGGCACAAGACTGGGAAGACTAGGCCTGTAATGGTGAATGGCAAGCAAAAGGGCTGCAAGAAAATTCTAGTCCTTTACACAAACTTCGGCAAAAACAGAAAACCCGAAAAGACCAACTGGGTGATGCATCAATACCACCTTGGTCAGAACGAAGAGGAGAAAGAAGGTGAGCTTGTGGTTTCCAAGATATTTTATCAGACTCAGCCAAGGCAATGCAACTGGTCTGACCGCAGTGCAACCACCGGCGAAGGAAGCAGCGACCCTAATAGCAGGAGAGACAGTGGCAGTGGGAGTTGTTCTTCCCGGGAGATGATTCCACAGAGAGACGACGTGTCTCCGGCTGGGGTTGCTCCAATATCCGGTTACACTGCCATGGACATTCAACAGTTCAAATCTGACCATTTTAGCTTTGCTCCATTCAGAAAAAGCTTTGACGAg GTGGGGATAGGAGAGGCATCGACGGCAAGGGAAGCCGCAGCATCAGGCACGTGCGAAGAGATGCGGGATCACCAGAGGCCACATGCCATGGCACCCCATGAGCATCATCAGCAACATCACCATCCACATCATCAGATTGCGACGGCCACAGCCTTTCACATCACCAGGCCTTCACATCCCATTTCCACCATCATCTCTCCGCCTCCCCTCCACCACACCTCCATTATTCTCGATCAAGACTCCTACCACGTCTCCAGAATAATGCTccaaaatgaaaatttccaG cagcagcagcagcagcaacaacagcagcaaCAGCATCATAAAATGGGAGCGAGGTCTGCCTCTGGCTTGGAGGAACTCATAATGGGTTGCACTTCAACTAATGTCAAAGAG gaATCATCCATTACAAACCCTCAAGAAGCAGAATGGTTGAAGTATTCCTCCTTCTGGCCTGATCCTGACAACCCGGATCATCATGGGtag
- the LOC133858085 gene encoding NAC domain-containing protein 75 isoform X3, with translation MNKSSVGSISSSSADLIDAKLEEHQMCGSKQCPGCGHKLEGKPDWLGLPAGVKFDPTDQELIEHLEAKVEAKDMKSHPLIDEFIPTIEGEDGICYTHPEKLPGVTRDGLSRHFFHRPSKAYTTGTRKRRKIQTECDMQGGETRWHKTGKTRPVMVNGKQKGCKKILVLYTNFGKNRKPEKTNWVMHQYHLGQNEEEKEGELVVSKIFYQTQPRQCNWSDRSATTGEGSSDPNSRRDSGSGSCSSREMIPQRDDVSPAGVAPISGYTAMDIQQFKSDHFSFAPFRKSFDEVGIGEASTAREAAASGTCEEMRDHQRPHAMAPHEHHQQHHHPHHQIATATAFHITRPSHPISTIISPPPLHHTSIILDQDSYHVSRIMLQNENFQQQQQQQQQQHHKMGARSASGLEELIMGCTSTNVKEESSITNPQEAEWLKYSSFWPDPDNPDHHG, from the exons ATGAATAAGAGTAGTGTGGGCTCCATCAGCAGTTCATCAGCAGATCTCATCGATGCCAAGCTCGAAGAGCATCAGATGTGTGGATCCAAGCAGTGCCCCGGCTGCGGACACAAGCTCGAAGGCAAGCCG GACTGGTTAGGTCTACCAGCAGGAGTGAAATTTGATCCTACAGACCAAGAATTGATAGAACACCTTGAAGCAAAGGTAGAGGCCAAAGACATGAAATCTCACCCTTTGATAGATGAGTTTATCCCTACTATTGAAGGAGAAGATGGGATTTGTTATACCCATCCTGAAAAACTTCCAG GAGTTACAAGAGATGGGTTGAGCAGGCATTTCTTCCATAGACCTTCGAAAGCTTACACGACAGgaacaagaaagagaagaaaaattcaAACCGAATGCGACATGCAAGGTGGAGAGACACGGTGGCACAAGACTGGGAAGACTAGGCCTGTAATGGTGAATGGCAAGCAAAAGGGCTGCAAGAAAATTCTAGTCCTTTACACAAACTTCGGCAAAAACAGAAAACCCGAAAAGACCAACTGGGTGATGCATCAATACCACCTTGGTCAGAACGAAGAGGAGAAAGAAGGTGAGCTTGTGGTTTCCAAGATATTTTATCAGACTCAGCCAAGGCAATGCAACTGGTCTGACCGCAGTGCAACCACCGGCGAAGGAAGCAGCGACCCTAATAGCAGGAGAGACAGTGGCAGTGGGAGTTGTTCTTCCCGGGAGATGATTCCACAGAGAGACGACGTGTCTCCGGCTGGGGTTGCTCCAATATCCGGTTACACTGCCATGGACATTCAACAGTTCAAATCTGACCATTTTAGCTTTGCTCCATTCAGAAAAAGCTTTGACGAg GTGGGGATAGGAGAGGCATCGACGGCAAGGGAAGCCGCAGCATCAGGCACGTGCGAAGAGATGCGGGATCACCAGAGGCCACATGCCATGGCACCCCATGAGCATCATCAGCAACATCACCATCCACATCATCAGATTGCGACGGCCACAGCCTTTCACATCACCAGGCCTTCACATCCCATTTCCACCATCATCTCTCCGCCTCCCCTCCACCACACCTCCATTATTCTCGATCAAGACTCCTACCACGTCTCCAGAATAATGCTccaaaatgaaaatttccaG cagcagcagcaacaacagcagcaaCAGCATCATAAAATGGGAGCGAGGTCTGCCTCTGGCTTGGAGGAACTCATAATGGGTTGCACTTCAACTAATGTCAAAGAG gaATCATCCATTACAAACCCTCAAGAAGCAGAATGGTTGAAGTATTCCTCCTTCTGGCCTGATCCTGACAACCCGGATCATCATGGGtag
- the LOC133858085 gene encoding NAC domain-containing protein 75 isoform X2 has product MNKSSVGSISSSSADLIDAKLEEHQMCGSKQCPGCGHKLEGKPDWLGLPAGVKFDPTDQELIEHLEAKVEAKDMKSHPLIDEFIPTIEGEDGICYTHPEKLPGVTRDGLSRHFFHRPSKAYTTGTRKRRKIQTECDMQGGETRWHKTGKTRPVMVNGKQKGCKKILVLYTNFGKNRKPEKTNWVMHQYHLGQNEEEKEGELVVSKIFYQTQPRQCNWSDRSATTGEGSSDPNSRRDSGSGSCSSREMIPQRDDVSPAGVAPISGYTAMDIQQFKSDHFSFAPFRKSFDEVGIGEASTAREAAASGTCEEMRDHQRPHAMAPHEHHQQHHHPHHQIATATAFHITRPSHPISTIISPPPLHHTSIILDQDSYHVSRIMLQNENFQQQQQQQQQQQHHKMGARSASGLEELIMGCTSTNVKEESSITNPQEAEWLKYSSFWPDPDNPDHHG; this is encoded by the exons ATGAATAAGAGTAGTGTGGGCTCCATCAGCAGTTCATCAGCAGATCTCATCGATGCCAAGCTCGAAGAGCATCAGATGTGTGGATCCAAGCAGTGCCCCGGCTGCGGACACAAGCTCGAAGGCAAGCCG GACTGGTTAGGTCTACCAGCAGGAGTGAAATTTGATCCTACAGACCAAGAATTGATAGAACACCTTGAAGCAAAGGTAGAGGCCAAAGACATGAAATCTCACCCTTTGATAGATGAGTTTATCCCTACTATTGAAGGAGAAGATGGGATTTGTTATACCCATCCTGAAAAACTTCCAG GAGTTACAAGAGATGGGTTGAGCAGGCATTTCTTCCATAGACCTTCGAAAGCTTACACGACAGgaacaagaaagagaagaaaaattcaAACCGAATGCGACATGCAAGGTGGAGAGACACGGTGGCACAAGACTGGGAAGACTAGGCCTGTAATGGTGAATGGCAAGCAAAAGGGCTGCAAGAAAATTCTAGTCCTTTACACAAACTTCGGCAAAAACAGAAAACCCGAAAAGACCAACTGGGTGATGCATCAATACCACCTTGGTCAGAACGAAGAGGAGAAAGAAGGTGAGCTTGTGGTTTCCAAGATATTTTATCAGACTCAGCCAAGGCAATGCAACTGGTCTGACCGCAGTGCAACCACCGGCGAAGGAAGCAGCGACCCTAATAGCAGGAGAGACAGTGGCAGTGGGAGTTGTTCTTCCCGGGAGATGATTCCACAGAGAGACGACGTGTCTCCGGCTGGGGTTGCTCCAATATCCGGTTACACTGCCATGGACATTCAACAGTTCAAATCTGACCATTTTAGCTTTGCTCCATTCAGAAAAAGCTTTGACGAg GTGGGGATAGGAGAGGCATCGACGGCAAGGGAAGCCGCAGCATCAGGCACGTGCGAAGAGATGCGGGATCACCAGAGGCCACATGCCATGGCACCCCATGAGCATCATCAGCAACATCACCATCCACATCATCAGATTGCGACGGCCACAGCCTTTCACATCACCAGGCCTTCACATCCCATTTCCACCATCATCTCTCCGCCTCCCCTCCACCACACCTCCATTATTCTCGATCAAGACTCCTACCACGTCTCCAGAATAATGCTccaaaatgaaaatttccaG cagcagcagcagcaacaacagcagcaaCAGCATCATAAAATGGGAGCGAGGTCTGCCTCTGGCTTGGAGGAACTCATAATGGGTTGCACTTCAACTAATGTCAAAGAG gaATCATCCATTACAAACCCTCAAGAAGCAGAATGGTTGAAGTATTCCTCCTTCTGGCCTGATCCTGACAACCCGGATCATCATGGGtag